Proteins from a genomic interval of Candidatus Brocadia sp.:
- a CDS encoding sulfite exporter TauE/SafE family protein, producing METWQIPLIFTVGVIAGFINTLAGGGSLLSLPILIFLGLPTAVANGTNRLAITVQSIFAVTGFKRKGVSNFKLSLLLSVPTLVGAIVGAQTAVHVSDLLFKRILAIIMLFVLGIILWNPIRRRYGTIQYNGGVINASRNRRIVLMITFFFIGIYGGFIQAGIGFMIIAVLTMMCGLNLVETNSHKVFIVGINAFFALLVFVFHNKIHWPIGLALAAGNGLGGWIGSHLSVTRGERFIRLMLTICVIAMAARLLV from the coding sequence ATGGAAACATGGCAAATTCCTCTTATCTTTACCGTTGGCGTCATAGCCGGCTTTATCAATACCCTTGCAGGTGGTGGTTCGCTCCTTTCTCTGCCAATACTTATTTTTCTTGGTCTGCCAACGGCTGTGGCTAATGGAACCAACCGTTTGGCCATTACAGTTCAAAGCATATTTGCAGTCACTGGTTTTAAAAGGAAGGGTGTTTCGAATTTTAAATTAAGTCTTCTCTTGTCAGTACCTACACTTGTGGGAGCCATTGTTGGCGCTCAGACCGCTGTACATGTATCCGATCTTTTGTTTAAAAGAATACTGGCCATTATAATGTTATTCGTTCTTGGAATTATCTTGTGGAATCCGATCCGAAGGCGTTATGGCACCATCCAGTATAATGGAGGTGTGATCAATGCAAGCAGGAACCGTCGCATAGTGCTGATGATTACTTTCTTTTTTATTGGGATCTACGGTGGGTTTATTCAGGCAGGCATTGGCTTCATGATCATCGCAGTCCTAACCATGATGTGTGGTTTAAACCTTGTGGAGACCAATAGCCACAAGGTGTTTATCGTCGGTATCAATGCATTCTTCGCGTTGCTTGTGTTTGTGTTTCATAATAAAATACATTGGCCGATTGGTCTGGCTTTAGCTGCCGGTAACGGCCTCGGTGGCTGGATCGGCAGCCATCTGTCAGTTACCAGGGGTGAACGGTTTATCAGGCTCATGCTTACTATTTGTGTCATCGCAATGGCAGCAAGGCTTTTGGTCTAG
- a CDS encoding aldo/keto reductase yields MPRSGISHDNMTLHASTIGIGTYLGKIDDKTDALYLDAIIEAVEQGCNVIDTAINYREMKSERVVGRAVRRLMEKHPEIREKLIVATKGGFIPWDIESGEKPSEVFQNRFLKKGILNEKDIVEGCHSLKPEFIRECVLMSLENLGLEYIDIYYIHNPEIQLSELSANEFYQRLSRAFGVLEGFVRDGRIRMYGTATWDGYRLDAYDPNRLSLHRVIQAAEAVTGGLQHHFRIIQLPINIYMPEAAILENQELHGKWVTLLDVAKEMGLFVMSSATLLQTQALKNSKLFSFLALDNLGNSTARRAIQLVRSLRGVTTSLVGMKTVKHVQENLQLLKVPKLDPDEAKRIIGELL; encoded by the coding sequence ATGCCACGGTCTGGTATTTCACACGACAACATGACTCTTCATGCCTCCACTATAGGTATTGGTACTTATCTGGGCAAAATAGATGATAAGACGGATGCACTATACCTTGACGCAATTATCGAAGCGGTTGAACAAGGGTGTAATGTCATCGACACCGCGATAAATTACAGGGAAATGAAGAGCGAACGGGTTGTCGGCCGGGCTGTGCGAAGGCTGATGGAAAAACATCCGGAAATTCGAGAAAAACTTATTGTAGCAACCAAAGGCGGCTTTATTCCGTGGGACATTGAATCCGGGGAAAAACCTTCGGAAGTTTTTCAGAATCGCTTCTTAAAGAAAGGTATTCTCAATGAGAAAGACATTGTTGAGGGATGCCATTCTCTAAAGCCTGAATTTATTCGTGAATGTGTTTTGATGAGTCTGGAAAATCTGGGACTGGAATACATCGACATATATTATATCCATAATCCTGAAATACAACTCTCGGAATTGTCAGCCAACGAATTTTATCAGCGGCTTTCTAGGGCATTCGGGGTTTTGGAGGGGTTTGTACGGGATGGACGTATCCGCATGTATGGCACAGCGACCTGGGATGGGTACCGTTTAGATGCTTATGACCCGAACAGACTCTCTCTCCATCGCGTGATTCAGGCGGCTGAAGCAGTCACGGGAGGGTTACAGCATCACTTCCGGATTATTCAACTACCCATAAATATTTATATGCCGGAGGCTGCAATACTGGAGAATCAGGAACTTCACGGCAAATGGGTTACCCTCCTTGACGTTGCCAAAGAGATGGGGCTTTTTGTCATGTCCAGTGCAACCCTATTACAAACACAAGCGCTGAAGAACAGCAAGCTATTCTCATTTCTGGCGCTCGATAATCTTGGCAATAGTACGGCTCGTCGTGCAATCCAGCTTGTTCGTTCATTGCGTGGCGTAACAACCTCACTGGTAGGTATGAAGACCGTTAAACATGTACAGGAAAATCTTCAGTTGCTGAAAGTACCAAAATTAGATCCGGACGAAGCCAAGCGAAT